Proteins encoded by one window of Rhodamnia argentea isolate NSW1041297 chromosome 6, ASM2092103v1, whole genome shotgun sequence:
- the LOC115757115 gene encoding inorganic phosphate transporter 2-1, chloroplastic, with protein MTTSHCLSSTRNAITPSPLYLPKYRPPSLPHEQSFPKKEALPLKPHLLRLRNLHPAHPFASISSFADAEGEEIFDQGIRLLERKGAGPSSSNTAHEGNGNGDGSPGMAQAFGISSRTALAISICITFAALLLPLAMRSLGQGMAMKTWVLSYATLLFGFYMAWNIGANDVANAMGTSVGSGALTLPQAVLTAAVLEFSGALLMGTHVTSTMQKGILIADVFKGKETLLFAGLLSSLAAAGTWLQVASYYGWPVSTTHCIVGSMVGFGLVYGGAGAVFWSSLVRVTSSWVISPLMGAVVSFLVYKCIRRFVYSAPNPGQAAAAAAPIAVFLGVTGISFAAFPLSKSLPSALAQALACGTAGAFLVNRMIHKQLGHLLNEADSSQPKPEESMLNRDVGFLSNIAGPKGAQLEIVYGVFGYMQVLSACFMSFAHGGNDVSNAIGPLAGALSILQGGATGADIVIPIDILAWGGFGIVAGLMMWGYRVIATIGKKITELTPTRGFAAEFAAASVVLFASKLGLPISATHTLVGAVMGVGFARGLNSVRAETVKEIVASWAVTIPVGAAFAVFYTWILMKLLSYFF; from the exons ATGACTACTTCTCATTGCCTGTCTTCCACAAGAAACGCCATCACGCCCTCTCCCTTGTATCTCCCCAAGTATCGCCCCCCTTCGCTCCCCCATGAGCAAAGCTTTCCAAAGAAAGAAGCTTTACCCCTGAAACCCCACTTGCTTCGCCTGCGAAACCTCCATCCGGCCCACCCATTTGCCAGCATATCCTCCTTTGCTGATGCTGAAGGGGAGGAGATATTCGATCAAGGAATCAGGCTCCTCGAGCGCAAGGGAGCCGGCCCTTCCTCTTCGAACACTGCCCACGAGGGCAATGGCAACGGCGACGGTTCGCCCGGGATGGCACAGGCCTTTGGCATATCCTCCAGGACGGCATTGGCGATCTCAATATGCATCACTTTCGCGGCCCTGCTGCTGCCCCTGGCCATGAGGTCGCTGGGCCAAGGGATGGCTATGAAGACTTGGGTGCTGTCCTACGCGACGCTACTGTTCGGGTTCTACATGGCATGGAACATCGGGGCGAACGACGTGGCCAACGCAATGGGGACGTCGGTGGGGTCGGGGGCGCTGACGCTGCCACAGGCGGTGCTGACAGCGGCAGTGCTGGAGTTCTCGGGGGCACTGCTGATGGGGACGCACGTGACCAGCACCATGCAGAAGGGCATCCTCATCGCCGACGTCTTCAAGGGCAAGGAGACTCTGCTCTTCGCCGGCCTGCTCTCTTCTTTGGCCGCTGCCGGTACTTGGTTGCAG GTCGCATCATACTATGGTTGGCCAGTATCGACCACGCACTGCATAGTTGGCTCGATGGTTGGATTCGGCCTCGTTTATGGAGGAGCCGGCGCTGTCTTCTGGAGTTCGCTTGTGAGGGTCACATCGTCGTGGGTTATCTCGCCGCTGATGGGCGCAGTGGTCTCATTTCTCGTGTACAAATGCATCAGGAGG TTTGTGTATAGTGCTCCGAATCCAGGACAAGCGGCCGCAGCCGCTGCTCCCATTGCGGTTTTCCTCGGCGTGACAGGAATCTCCTTTGCGGCGTTCCCGCTCAGCAAGAGTCTTCCTTCGGCCCTAGCCCAGGCCTTGGCCTGCGGCACAGCCGGGGCCTTCCTCGTCAACCGCATGATCCATAAGCAACTCGGCCACCTCCTCAACGAAGCCGATTCGTCCCAGCCAAAGCCAGAGGAATCCATGCTCAATAGAGATGTCGGGTTTCTGTCGAACATCGCGGGCCCCAAGGGTGCTCAGCTGGAAATAGTGTACGGGGTCTTTGGGTATATGCAGGTTCTCTCGGCTTGCTTTATGTCATTTGCGCATGGAGGAAATGACGTCTCCAATGCGATTGGCCCTCTGGCTGGCGCGTTGTCCATCCTCCAGGGCGGTGCTACTGGCGCCGATATAGTTATCCCCATTGACATCCTTGCTTGGGGAGGCTTCGGCATTGTGGCAGGCCTTATGATGTGGGGTTACAGAGTGATTGCGACGATAGGGAAGAAGATAACAGAGCTCACGCCCACTCGTGGATTCGCAGCCGAGTTCGCAGCTGCTTCAGTGGTCCTGTTTGCCTCGAAGCTGGGCCTCCCTATCTCGGCCACGCACACACTCGTCGGCGCTGTGATGGGAGTGGGGTTCGCGAGGGGGCTTAACAGCGTTAGAGCCGAAACCGTCAAGGAGATTGTGGCTTCTTGGGCCGTGACGATTCCAGTCGGCGCCGCCTTTGCTGTCTTTTATACGTGGATATTGATGAAGCTACTGTCATACTTTTTTTGA